The following are encoded in a window of Algiphilus aromaticivorans DG1253 genomic DNA:
- a CDS encoding TolC family protein, translating to MPCRRFLLLPLLAVAFPGTAAEVDNTVAAPQLVTVPVEGEIALSVEEAVALALQHNPELTSERQAPIVAGSFEQVERARFDPTLFGEVGASRALTQQQFDNTNETLDITNERQNLALGLRQTLPTGTDLELAISQDRSESNRSPTQSGAELGLTVTQALLRGFGIANNLVALRQARTDVAASAYQLRGFVSALVADVERLYWDYVGARERIRILEASKALAERQVEATRTRIEVGAQPRTELAAVRAEAARREQALIDGRAAAEQLQADLLQLLSPPGEPAWQRSLQPRSGPEVEAGAIPEAGEHIALAERRRAELNEARLLLARNELETVATRNGLLPRLDLFITMGQTGFAESFGDAWQRVEDRDTYNLSAALQFEYPLGNRAARAEDRRAGAETRRAEESLRNLTSLVRAEVAKAVREVERSAAQIEASAATLALQEQTLEAEQARLEVGRSTSLLVAQAQRDLLQAQLDRADAFIAYRKALIALYRLDGSLLTRRLIDAPGAEPPAGVAMTP from the coding sequence ATGCCCTGCCGTCGCTTCCTGCTGCTTCCGCTCCTGGCCGTGGCCTTTCCCGGCACGGCCGCCGAGGTCGACAACACGGTGGCGGCGCCGCAGCTGGTCACGGTTCCCGTCGAGGGTGAGATCGCGCTGTCGGTGGAGGAGGCCGTGGCGCTGGCGCTGCAGCACAACCCGGAGCTGACTTCCGAGCGGCAGGCCCCCATCGTCGCCGGCAGCTTCGAGCAGGTGGAGCGCGCGCGCTTCGACCCGACGCTCTTCGGAGAAGTCGGCGCCAGTCGCGCGCTGACGCAGCAGCAGTTCGACAACACCAACGAGACGCTGGATATCACCAACGAGCGCCAGAATCTGGCGCTGGGATTGCGCCAGACGTTGCCCACCGGCACCGATCTGGAGCTAGCGATTTCGCAGGACCGTTCCGAGTCCAACCGTTCGCCGACGCAGAGTGGTGCCGAGCTCGGGCTGACCGTGACGCAGGCGCTGCTGCGCGGCTTCGGCATTGCCAACAACCTGGTCGCGCTGCGCCAGGCGCGCACCGACGTCGCGGCCTCGGCCTACCAGCTGCGCGGCTTCGTGTCGGCACTGGTGGCGGATGTCGAGCGCCTTTACTGGGACTACGTCGGTGCGCGCGAGCGCATCCGTATCCTGGAGGCTTCCAAGGCGCTCGCCGAGCGCCAGGTCGAGGCCACGCGCACGCGCATCGAGGTCGGCGCGCAGCCGCGCACCGAGCTTGCGGCGGTGCGCGCCGAGGCTGCGCGCCGGGAGCAGGCGCTGATCGACGGTCGCGCCGCAGCCGAGCAGCTGCAGGCCGATCTGCTGCAGTTGCTGAGTCCGCCGGGTGAGCCGGCGTGGCAGCGCTCGCTGCAGCCGCGCAGCGGGCCCGAGGTCGAGGCCGGCGCGATCCCGGAAGCCGGGGAGCACATCGCGCTGGCCGAGCGCCGCCGCGCCGAACTCAACGAGGCGCGCCTGCTGCTGGCGCGCAACGAGCTGGAGACCGTCGCCACGCGCAACGGCCTGCTGCCGAGGCTGGATCTCTTCATCACCATGGGGCAGACCGGCTTCGCCGAGAGCTTCGGCGATGCCTGGCAGCGCGTCGAGGACCGCGACACCTACAACCTTTCGGCGGCGCTGCAGTTCGAGTACCCGCTGGGCAACCGCGCCGCGCGTGCGGAGGATCGCCGCGCGGGTGCCGAGACGCGCCGCGCCGAGGAGAGCCTGCGCAATCTTACGTCGCTGGTACGCGCCGAGGTGGCCAAGGCAGTGCGCGAGGTCGAGCGCTCCGCCGCCCAGATCGAGGCCTCGGCTGCGACACTGGCGCTGCAGGAGCAGACGCTGGAGGCCGAGCAGGCGCGTCTGGAAGTCGGCCGTTCCACCTCGCTGCTGGTGGCCCAGGCCCAGCGCGACCTGCTGCAGGCGCAGCTCGACCGCGCTGACGCCTTCATCGCCTATCGCAAGGCGCTCATCGCGCTCTACCGCCTGGACGGCAGCCTGCTGACGCGGCGCCTGATCGACGCCCCAGGCGCCGAGCCGCCTGCCGGCGTCGCCATGACTCCCTAG
- a CDS encoding DUF305 domain-containing protein, producing the protein MRAGLLALTAAAIGLALGALLQSRTTAPAAPAPGVVDIGFAQHMSRHHDQAVMLVSLFLQKHDTPLAGFSHRILEGQLVELGQMRGWLALWDEPLTPDSLAMSWMLAGSEPPDDELRAYLLACEASSSGMPGLATTDEIQTLTQAEGETRDRIFLELMQRHHEGGLPMLNFAAREAKLPAVRQLAERMLVEQLREIARMRGGMPAATAGEPGSAQRPAP; encoded by the coding sequence ATGCGGGCGGGGCTGCTCGCCCTGACCGCAGCGGCAATCGGGCTGGCGCTGGGCGCGCTGCTGCAATCCCGGACGACTGCGCCCGCGGCACCCGCGCCCGGCGTGGTCGACATCGGCTTCGCGCAGCACATGAGCCGGCATCACGATCAGGCCGTCATGCTGGTCAGCCTCTTCCTGCAGAAGCACGACACGCCGCTGGCCGGCTTCTCCCACCGCATCCTCGAGGGGCAACTGGTGGAGCTCGGGCAGATGCGCGGCTGGCTGGCGCTGTGGGACGAGCCGCTGACGCCGGACAGCCTCGCCATGAGCTGGATGCTCGCCGGCAGTGAGCCACCGGACGACGAGTTGCGCGCCTATCTGCTGGCTTGCGAGGCCTCCTCCAGCGGCATGCCGGGACTAGCGACCACCGACGAGATACAGACGCTGACGCAGGCCGAGGGCGAGACGCGCGACCGGATCTTCCTGGAGTTGATGCAGCGCCATCACGAAGGCGGCCTGCCCATGCTGAATTTCGCCGCGCGCGAAGCGAAGCTGCCCGCGGTGCGCCAGCTGGCCGAGCGCATGCTGGTCGAGCAGCTGCGCGAGATCGCGCGCATGCGTGGCGGCATGCCGGCGGCCACCGCCGGCGAGCCGGGCAGCGCGCAGCGCCCGGCGCCTTAG
- a CDS encoding LVIVD repeat-containing protein has translation MKGYHEGQRSLLAWLWPGLAALSLLACSGSMPPEDSERAVARLADCGPGSAPEPGLQGRVSRADRDSGRNLEAYSCNMRLVGQYQGQGASVVSASSGDCAYMSSGPVAAVLSSTPGMQVVDVTNPASPEFAGNHASPGMLLGTWESLKVNEARGLLGGVAVGVLTAPGFFDVYDISEDCANPIHRNGLLGTSLELPSNILGHEGNWSPDGRTYWSTGLIAGSITAIDVEDPAQPRILYTGLRGFPSNHGVEFSPDGNRMYLATCLPGGIITLDISAIQNREPVPAVQQVSQITWNSRSCAQHALPVFFDGVPHLIAADEFASEGVRIIDISDETQPEIIEHIQLEIQLPENAALRHEDVASNGAFGYEAHYCDVDRVENPTALACGYFNSGIRVFDIRDPREPVEIAYFNPPAVPDDAPRLHGSLHAYGGGILPHISDQNASGSAPGALGPYILRYVASVPELLSLGLGAVHGEMSADWCSSPPRFVDDRLWVTCMDNGFMVLEFTNGVYPLGSGGT, from the coding sequence ATGAAGGGATATCACGAAGGGCAACGCAGCTTGCTGGCTTGGCTCTGGCCCGGCCTCGCCGCGCTGAGCCTGCTGGCCTGCAGCGGCTCCATGCCACCCGAGGACAGCGAGCGCGCGGTAGCGCGGCTTGCGGACTGCGGCCCCGGCAGCGCGCCAGAGCCGGGCCTGCAGGGTCGCGTGTCGCGGGCGGATCGCGACAGCGGCCGCAACCTCGAAGCCTATTCCTGCAACATGCGCCTCGTCGGCCAGTATCAGGGCCAGGGCGCGTCGGTGGTCAGCGCCTCCAGCGGCGACTGCGCCTACATGTCCAGCGGGCCGGTGGCCGCCGTGCTCAGCAGCACACCGGGCATGCAGGTCGTCGACGTCACCAACCCCGCCAGCCCCGAGTTCGCCGGCAACCACGCCAGCCCGGGCATGCTGCTGGGCACCTGGGAATCGCTGAAGGTCAACGAGGCGCGCGGCCTGCTCGGCGGCGTCGCCGTCGGCGTGCTGACGGCGCCGGGCTTCTTCGATGTCTACGACATCAGCGAGGACTGCGCCAACCCCATCCACCGCAACGGCCTGCTCGGCACATCGCTGGAGCTGCCTTCGAATATTCTCGGCCACGAGGGCAACTGGTCGCCGGACGGACGCACCTACTGGTCGACCGGCCTCATCGCCGGCAGCATCACGGCCATCGACGTCGAGGATCCGGCGCAGCCGCGCATCCTCTACACCGGGCTGCGCGGTTTCCCGTCCAACCACGGCGTCGAGTTCAGCCCGGACGGCAACCGCATGTACCTGGCCACCTGCCTGCCCGGCGGCATCATCACCCTCGACATCAGCGCCATCCAGAACCGCGAGCCGGTGCCCGCCGTCCAGCAGGTCAGCCAGATCACCTGGAACTCGCGCAGCTGCGCGCAACACGCGCTGCCGGTCTTCTTCGACGGTGTGCCGCATCTGATCGCCGCCGACGAGTTCGCCTCGGAAGGCGTGCGCATCATCGACATTTCCGACGAAACCCAGCCCGAGATCATCGAGCACATCCAGCTGGAGATCCAGCTGCCGGAGAACGCCGCGCTGCGCCACGAGGATGTCGCCAGCAACGGCGCCTTCGGTTACGAAGCGCATTACTGCGATGTCGACCGCGTCGAGAACCCCACCGCGCTGGCCTGCGGCTACTTCAATTCCGGCATCCGTGTCTTCGACATCCGCGATCCACGCGAGCCGGTCGAGATCGCCTACTTCAACCCGCCAGCGGTTCCCGACGACGCGCCGCGCCTGCACGGCTCGCTGCACGCCTACGGCGGCGGCATCCTGCCGCACATCTCCGACCAGAACGCCTCCGGCTCAGCGCCGGGCGCGCTGGGCCCCTACATCCTGCGTTACGTGGCCTCGGTGCCGGAGCTGCTCTCGCTCGGCCTGGGAGCGGTGCACGGCGAGATGAGCGCGGACTGGTGCAGCTCACCGCCGCGCTTCGTCGACGACCGGCTGTGGGTCACCTGCATGGACAACGGCTTCATGGTTCTGGAGTTCACCAACGGGGTCTACCCGCTGGGTAGCGGCGGCACCTGA
- a CDS encoding heavy metal-responsive transcriptional regulator, which translates to MSARTEMAITMQTIGRIARASGVAIETIRYYEREGLLQPPERSASGYRLYTPEAVERLRFIQRAKRLGFSLQEIGTLLDLSDQDAPSAEVRALASDKLAVIEARLRDLQGMREALSALVARCDGRGDAAHCPIIGALSDGGEADDPRAV; encoded by the coding sequence ATGTCCGCTCGTACCGAAATGGCGATCACCATGCAGACTATCGGCCGTATCGCACGCGCCAGCGGCGTAGCGATCGAAACCATCCGCTACTACGAGCGCGAGGGGCTGCTGCAGCCGCCCGAGCGCAGCGCTTCCGGCTATCGCCTTTACACGCCGGAGGCCGTGGAGCGGCTGCGCTTCATCCAGCGCGCCAAGCGTCTCGGCTTTTCTCTGCAGGAGATCGGCACGCTGCTGGATCTTTCCGATCAGGACGCGCCCAGCGCCGAGGTGCGCGCGCTGGCCAGCGACAAGCTGGCAGTCATCGAGGCGCGGCTACGCGACCTGCAGGGTATGCGCGAGGCGTTGTCGGCGCTGGTGGCGCGCTGCGACGGGCGCGGTGATGCGGCGCACTGCCCCATCATCGGTGCACTGAGCGACGGTGGCGAAGCGGACGACCCACGGGCCGTCTAG
- a CDS encoding DUF2946 family protein, translated as MRRSRRHRIAPRALLCFALIAQLLLPVAQAQLMARDGGLAMLACGAGSADFLASLREQLPPELLQSMAGEAEAEAGMFCPACCAASGDGAAPDAPARVRLIAAAAPLRAPPALTPPRAAAVRLPPARAPPRG; from the coding sequence ATGCGCCGTTCTCGCCGCCACCGTATCGCGCCCCGCGCGCTGCTCTGCTTTGCGCTGATCGCGCAGCTGCTGCTGCCGGTGGCGCAGGCGCAGCTGATGGCGCGCGACGGTGGGCTCGCCATGCTGGCCTGCGGCGCCGGCTCGGCCGATTTCCTTGCCAGCCTGCGCGAGCAGTTGCCGCCCGAGCTGCTGCAGTCGATGGCGGGCGAGGCCGAGGCCGAAGCGGGCATGTTCTGCCCGGCCTGCTGTGCGGCAAGCGGTGACGGTGCCGCTCCCGATGCGCCGGCGCGTGTTCGGCTGATCGCTGCCGCGGCGCCATTGCGGGCGCCACCAGCCCTTACACCGCCACGCGCTGCCGCCGTCCGGCTGCCGCCGGCTCGGGCGCCGCCCCGGGGCTGA
- a CDS encoding transporter family protein: MFLSSSLLARATVAVLLLYPLTVLHADAGHGPRADSHAPIGVMGDHLHGAGEFMISYRYMHMDMAGSRIGTRRVSPEFIVQNVPNRFAGRPGQPPTLRVVPASMDMEMHMLGGMYGLSDNITLMAMLPVVVNSMDHITFQGGSGTDRLGNFQTTSKGLGDVGVSGLFRLGGLAGGDVVGRFGLRAPTGDTDNTDDVLTPMGGRPRLRVPYMMQPGSGTWAATPGLSWRATSGSLGWGASYAGVLHIGRNDEGYTRGDEHELSAWASWLWAPALSSSLRIRAQSREAIQGIDAGIVAPVQTANPDLQGGDRAEIGLGLNLLGTRGMLAGHRLAAEYLLPFYQDLNGPQLETDATLILGYQYAW, encoded by the coding sequence ATGTTCCTTTCTTCTTCCCTTCTCGCGCGGGCGACCGTCGCAGTGCTGCTGCTGTATCCGCTGACGGTTCTCCACGCCGATGCCGGTCACGGCCCGCGCGCCGACAGTCATGCGCCCATCGGCGTCATGGGTGATCACCTGCACGGTGCCGGCGAGTTCATGATTTCTTACCGCTACATGCACATGGATATGGCCGGCAGCCGCATTGGCACGCGCCGCGTGTCGCCGGAATTCATCGTGCAGAACGTACCCAACCGCTTCGCCGGCCGGCCCGGCCAGCCACCGACGCTGCGCGTGGTCCCGGCCAGCATGGATATGGAAATGCACATGCTTGGCGGCATGTATGGCCTCAGCGACAACATCACGCTGATGGCGATGCTGCCGGTGGTGGTCAACAGCATGGATCACATCACCTTCCAGGGTGGCAGCGGCACCGACCGGCTCGGCAACTTCCAGACCACCAGCAAGGGCCTGGGCGATGTCGGCGTCTCGGGGCTGTTCCGCCTGGGGGGGCTGGCCGGAGGCGACGTCGTCGGCCGCTTCGGTCTGCGCGCACCCACTGGCGATACCGACAACACCGACGATGTGTTGACGCCGATGGGCGGCCGGCCGCGGCTGCGCGTGCCCTACATGATGCAGCCGGGCAGCGGCACCTGGGCGGCGACGCCGGGGCTGAGCTGGCGTGCAACCAGCGGTTCGCTGGGCTGGGGTGCGAGCTACGCCGGCGTGCTGCACATCGGGCGCAACGACGAGGGCTACACGCGCGGCGACGAGCACGAGCTCAGCGCCTGGGCAAGCTGGCTGTGGGCGCCGGCGCTGAGCAGCTCGCTGCGTATTCGCGCGCAGAGCCGCGAGGCCATTCAGGGTATCGACGCCGGTATCGTCGCCCCGGTACAGACCGCCAACCCGGACTTGCAGGGCGGTGACCGCGCCGAGATCGGCCTGGGCCTGAACCTGCTGGGCACGCGCGGCATGCTCGCCGGCCATCGTCTCGCCGCCGAGTACCTGTTGCCCTTCTATCAGGATCTCAACGGGCCACAGCTCGAAACCGATGCCACGCTGATTCTTGGCTACCAGTACGCCTGGTGA
- a CDS encoding TerC family protein: MTEYLLALLASPEAWVALATLVVMEVVLGIDNLIFIAILTNKLPEARRAFARRLGIGAALVLRLLLLATVAWIVQLTAPLFSIFGQPFSWRDLILIAGGGFLLAKATIEIHHHIDPETPEHSESAGSKAAISGVGAAVAQILMLDLVFSVDSIITAVGMTPHIPIMVVAVVAAVMVMLLAANPLAAFIQRNPTVVMLALGFLLLIGTTLIAEGMGAHVPKGYVYAAMAFSALVEGLNIMARRRREALRAAR; the protein is encoded by the coding sequence ATGACCGAATATCTGTTGGCCCTGCTGGCGAGCCCTGAAGCCTGGGTGGCGCTGGCCACGCTGGTGGTCATGGAAGTCGTGCTCGGCATCGACAACCTGATCTTCATCGCCATTCTGACCAACAAGCTGCCGGAGGCGCGACGCGCCTTCGCGCGCCGGCTGGGTATCGGCGCGGCGCTGGTGCTGCGCCTGCTACTGCTGGCGACGGTGGCCTGGATCGTTCAGCTGACTGCTCCCTTGTTCAGCATCTTCGGCCAACCCTTCTCCTGGCGGGATCTGATCCTGATCGCCGGCGGTGGTTTCCTGCTCGCCAAGGCCACCATCGAGATCCACCATCACATCGATCCGGAGACGCCGGAGCACTCGGAAAGCGCCGGCTCGAAGGCCGCGATCAGCGGTGTCGGCGCGGCCGTGGCGCAGATCCTGATGCTGGATCTGGTCTTCTCGGTGGACAGCATCATCACTGCCGTCGGCATGACGCCGCATATCCCGATCATGGTAGTGGCGGTGGTGGCGGCCGTGATGGTCATGCTGCTTGCTGCCAACCCGCTGGCGGCCTTCATCCAGCGCAATCCGACCGTGGTGATGCTCGCGTTGGGTTTTCTGCTGCTGATCGGCACGACCCTGATCGCCGAAGGCATGGGTGCGCACGTGCCCAAGGGCTATGTCTATGCCGCGATGGCCTTCTCGGCGCTGGTCGAGGGGCTCAATATCATGGCGCGTCGCCGACGAGAGGCGCTGCGCGCCGCGAGGTGA
- a CDS encoding polysaccharide deacetylase family protein, with product MNIRPLLSVHDVMPETLAPVADILTRLRRHRLPPATLLVVPGCRWQTDELLQLRRWQLQGHELAAHGWRHRARGIRGLHHRLHAAFISRDAAEHLALSTDEIGALMRRSYDWFARNGLDAPELYVPPAWALGALPRTALRDLPYARVETTAGFIDAASGRLDAVPLLGFEADTAARALALSAWNRGQLLLARSSGRPLRVGIHPQDFQLRLAGALERLLRALAIDITSRRAAPLVGDAP from the coding sequence ATGAACATCCGGCCGTTGCTGTCGGTGCACGACGTCATGCCGGAAACGCTGGCGCCGGTGGCCGACATCCTGACGCGGCTGCGGCGGCATCGGCTGCCCCCGGCCACCCTGCTGGTCGTGCCCGGCTGCCGCTGGCAGACCGACGAGCTGTTACAGCTCCGACGCTGGCAGCTGCAAGGGCACGAGCTGGCGGCACACGGCTGGCGCCACCGGGCGCGCGGCATCCGCGGCCTGCATCACCGATTGCACGCGGCGTTTATCTCGCGCGACGCCGCCGAACATCTGGCGCTATCCACCGACGAGATCGGCGCCCTCATGCGCCGCTCCTATGACTGGTTCGCGCGCAACGGTCTGGACGCCCCCGAGCTCTATGTGCCGCCGGCCTGGGCGCTGGGCGCACTGCCGCGCACAGCGCTGAGAGATCTGCCCTACGCGCGTGTCGAGACCACCGCCGGCTTCATCGACGCGGCCAGCGGCCGGCTCGACGCTGTGCCGCTGCTCGGCTTCGAGGCCGACACCGCCGCGCGAGCACTGGCGCTGAGCGCCTGGAACCGCGGCCAGCTGCTACTGGCGCGCAGCAGCGGCCGCCCGCTGCGCGTCGGCATTCATCCACAGGACTTCCAGCTCCGGCTGGCCGGCGCGCTCGAGCGGCTACTGAGGGCGCTGGCCATCGATATCACCTCGCGGCGCGCAGCGCCTCTCGTCGGCGACGCGCCATGA
- a CDS encoding glycosyltransferase, producing MTDGATHTALHIPDAPTARPAFAPQRVAFFSDAESERNGAGSYYSDLIAQLTPRLAEAAIFQPGSHRRRLGSLSLPLPGDPTQRLLTPDVPRLWKRIRRMQPDVIVSVTPGPFGLLGLAMARHLGCGFVTAFHTEFEALSRLYWNPVSRGIAGGYLTTMNRLLCRNSAEVLVHSSRLVPTVRALGAPSVRVMGTPLPASFIDTPITAEARPLRQLVFAGRLAPEKNLEAVVAAARALPELRFVIAGDGPLRRQIERETADLSNVDMVGWLDRDALRKLLDASDLLLLPSKLETFGSIALEAMARGRPAVVAETAGIHSWHALRDGLVSLRNGEDLADAIRRLQVQCPEARRVRALRARDAARALNDETLTQWLDLVADCQR from the coding sequence ATGACGGATGGCGCAACGCACACCGCTCTGCACATCCCGGACGCACCGACGGCGCGCCCGGCCTTCGCACCGCAGCGCGTCGCCTTCTTCTCGGATGCTGAATCCGAGCGCAACGGCGCCGGCAGCTATTACAGCGATCTCATCGCACAGCTCACACCGCGCCTGGCCGAAGCCGCCATCTTCCAGCCCGGCAGTCACCGCCGGCGCCTGGGCAGCCTCAGCCTGCCGCTGCCCGGCGACCCGACACAGCGGCTGCTGACGCCGGATGTGCCGCGGCTCTGGAAGCGCATCCGCCGCATGCAGCCGGATGTCATTGTCAGCGTCACGCCGGGGCCCTTCGGCCTTCTGGGACTGGCGATGGCGCGCCACCTCGGCTGCGGCTTCGTCACCGCCTTCCACACCGAGTTCGAGGCGCTGTCGCGGCTCTACTGGAATCCGGTTTCGCGCGGCATCGCCGGCGGCTATCTCACCACGATGAACCGCCTGCTCTGCCGCAACAGCGCCGAGGTACTGGTACACAGCTCCCGCCTCGTACCCACCGTGCGTGCGCTGGGCGCACCCTCGGTGCGGGTGATGGGAACACCGCTGCCGGCGAGCTTCATCGACACACCCATCACCGCGGAGGCGCGTCCACTGCGCCAGCTCGTCTTCGCCGGCCGGCTGGCGCCGGAGAAGAACCTGGAGGCCGTCGTCGCCGCCGCACGCGCTCTGCCCGAGCTGCGCTTCGTCATCGCCGGTGACGGCCCATTGCGCCGCCAGATCGAACGCGAAACCGCGGATCTGAGTAATGTCGACATGGTGGGCTGGCTCGACCGCGACGCGCTACGCAAACTGCTCGACGCCTCGGACCTGCTGCTGCTGCCCTCAAAGCTGGAGACCTTCGGCTCCATCGCACTGGAGGCGATGGCACGCGGGAGACCGGCAGTGGTCGCGGAGACCGCCGGCATCCACAGCTGGCACGCGCTGCGCGACGGACTGGTGTCACTGCGCAACGGCGAGGACCTCGCCGACGCCATTCGACGCCTGCAGGTCCAGTGCCCGGAAGCACGCCGGGTGCGGGCGCTGCGCGCGCGTGACGCCGCGCGGGCACTCAACGACGAAACATTGACGCAGTGGCTGGATCTGGTCGCCGACTGTCAACGATGA
- a CDS encoding sulfotransferase produces the protein MQPAIELPADALPRALRRSLGLHLRWLTGAVTAGTDDGVARPASRALKLAAALPPYTALQLAHVAGFAADRLFYSAERGQEVPAPLFVLGIPRSGTTFVHRLLAEDSARFSSMRTWEALLAPSVSERRLWQTLGAADAALVGAGRRLRDALVRRAVGDFDAVHPVSADDAEEDYLALLPLAGCFLAALAAPERAELWRLATLDRAPETERALLLGAYRRILQKHCFASGDGRQLLSKNAAFASWVGALAEAFPDAQFIVCIREPEAALTSQLSAIAGASRALGNDPAIEAERFAGIFAGGYRHLADSHARHSKRMAVVAIDDVRARPGATLSAALAHLGVAQGPALRASLARAEANAAQAPQPRPAPDDQPAPPATLMAAMKRDYTRLHAARQQPASFREPQEHSA, from the coding sequence ATGCAGCCCGCCATCGAACTTCCTGCCGACGCTCTGCCGCGTGCGCTGCGCCGCAGCCTCGGTCTGCATCTGCGCTGGCTCACTGGCGCCGTCACTGCCGGTACTGATGACGGCGTCGCAAGACCGGCAAGCCGTGCACTGAAGCTAGCCGCGGCGCTACCGCCTTACACCGCACTGCAGCTGGCGCACGTCGCCGGCTTCGCCGCCGACCGCCTCTTCTATTCCGCCGAGCGCGGGCAGGAAGTCCCGGCGCCGCTCTTCGTGCTGGGCATTCCGCGCAGCGGCACCACCTTCGTCCACCGCCTGCTCGCCGAGGACAGCGCCCGCTTCAGCAGCATGCGCACCTGGGAGGCCCTGCTCGCCCCCTCGGTGAGCGAGCGGCGCCTCTGGCAGACGCTGGGTGCGGCCGACGCCGCGCTCGTCGGCGCCGGCCGTCGGCTGCGCGACGCACTCGTCCGCCGCGCGGTCGGCGACTTCGACGCTGTGCACCCGGTCAGCGCCGACGACGCCGAGGAAGACTATCTGGCGCTGCTGCCGCTGGCCGGCTGCTTCCTGGCCGCACTTGCGGCTCCCGAACGAGCGGAGCTGTGGCGGCTGGCGACGCTGGACCGGGCGCCCGAGACCGAGCGCGCGCTGCTGCTCGGCGCCTACCGCCGCATCCTGCAGAAGCACTGCTTCGCCAGCGGCGACGGCCGGCAGCTTCTTTCCAAGAATGCCGCCTTCGCCAGCTGGGTCGGCGCGCTGGCCGAGGCCTTCCCGGACGCGCAATTCATCGTCTGCATCCGCGAGCCCGAAGCCGCACTGACCTCGCAGCTCAGCGCCATCGCCGGCGCCAGCCGCGCCCTCGGCAACGACCCGGCCATCGAGGCCGAGCGCTTCGCCGGCATCTTCGCCGGCGGATACCGCCATCTAGCCGACAGTCACGCGCGCCATTCCAAGCGCATGGCCGTCGTCGCCATAGACGATGTGCGCGCCCGGCCCGGCGCCACGCTGAGTGCGGCGCTGGCGCATCTCGGTGTCGCGCAGGGGCCGGCGCTGCGTGCGTCTCTGGCGCGCGCCGAGGCCAATGCCGCGCAGGCGCCGCAGCCGCGCCCTGCGCCCGATGATCAGCCGGCACCACCGGCGACGCTGATGGCCGCCATGAAGCGCGACTACACGCGCCTGCACGCGGCCCGGCAACAACCAGCTTCCTTCAGAGAGCCACAGGAGCACTCCGCATGA